One window from the genome of Lentibacillus daqui encodes:
- the hpt gene encoding hypoxanthine phosphoribosyltransferase yields MHQDIEKILVSQEEIAKKCAVIGKQLTEEYEGKFPLAVGVLKGALPFMSDVLRYTETYLEMDFMDVSSYGGEMRSSGEVKIVKDLDTKVEGRDLLIIEDIIDSGLTLSYLVDLFKYRKAKSIKIVTLLDKPSGRTANIKADMIGFKVPNEFVVGYGLDYQEKYRNLPYIGVLKPKIYGGEK; encoded by the coding sequence ATGCATCAGGATATTGAAAAAATATTGGTTTCACAAGAGGAGATTGCCAAAAAATGTGCTGTGATCGGCAAGCAACTGACGGAAGAATATGAAGGCAAATTTCCGTTAGCGGTAGGGGTGTTAAAGGGTGCATTACCATTTATGTCAGACGTACTGCGGTATACCGAAACCTATCTGGAAATGGACTTCATGGATGTATCAAGCTATGGCGGGGAAATGCGTTCATCCGGTGAAGTGAAAATTGTCAAGGATTTGGATACAAAGGTAGAGGGCCGTGACCTGTTGATTATTGAAGATATTATTGACAGTGGGTTAACGTTAAGCTATTTGGTAGATTTGTTTAAATACCGTAAAGCAAAGTCCATTAAGATTGTAACATTGCTTGATAAGCCATCAGGACGGACGGCAAATATTAAAGCAGATATGATTGGTTTTAAGGTGCCCAACGAATTTGTTGTTGGGTACGGTCTGGATTACCAGGAAAAATATCGTAATTTGCCATACATTGGTGTATTAAAGCCAAAAATTTACGGCGGAGAAAAATAA
- the ftsH gene encoding ATP-dependent zinc metalloprotease FtsH produces MNRLFRNVIFYFLIFLVIIGVIGVFKGQNDQAEQLNVEEFMQSLNNGEVAEMTMQPANGIIRLTGTLQKDDKQFVAQVPDNTDIVADITAKAQEQSVLKVKEEEQPSGWVTFLTTMIPFLIIGLFFFFILSQSQGGGGRVMNFGKSKAKMYSEDKKKVRFKDVAGADEEKQELVEVVEFLKDPRKFATIGARIPKGVLLVGPPGTGKTLLARAVAGEAGTPFFSISGSDFVEMFVGVGASRVRDLFENAKKNSPCIIFIDEIDAVGRQRGAGLGGGHDEREQTLNQLLVEMDGFGANEGIIIIAATNRPDILDPALLRPGRFDRQIPVGRPDVKGRQEVLKVHAKNKPLDESVDLKVIAMRTPGFSGADLENLLNEAALVAARRDKNKIDMFDIDEATDRVIAGPAKKSRVISEKERKIVAYHESGHTIIGMVLDDADMVHKVTIVPRGQAGGYAVMLPREDRYFMTKPELFDKITGLLGGRVSEEINFGEVSTGASNDFERATSIARKMITEYGMSDKIGPLQFSSGGGGNVFLGRDIQNEQNYSDTIAYEIDKEMQSFINYCYDRAKKILTEHKDKLELMAQTLLEVETLDAKQIKGLFEDGVLPEPAEPEEAMRKPSDSDDLRVNIQYKDDEESPESYDEAKQKAEEKLNRDQDEQNPDKNDSSDDKKE; encoded by the coding sequence ATGAACCGACTATTTCGGAATGTGATCTTTTATTTCCTTATATTTCTTGTCATTATTGGCGTAATAGGAGTATTTAAAGGACAAAATGATCAAGCAGAACAATTAAATGTTGAAGAGTTTATGCAATCGTTAAATAATGGTGAAGTCGCCGAAATGACGATGCAGCCTGCAAATGGGATTATTCGCTTAACAGGGACGTTACAAAAGGATGACAAACAATTCGTTGCCCAAGTCCCGGATAATACTGACATTGTTGCTGATATAACCGCAAAAGCGCAGGAACAAAGCGTACTCAAAGTCAAGGAAGAGGAACAGCCAAGCGGGTGGGTTACCTTTTTGACGACGATGATTCCATTTTTGATTATAGGACTATTTTTCTTCTTTATTCTTAGTCAATCGCAAGGCGGCGGCGGTCGCGTGATGAATTTTGGTAAGAGTAAAGCGAAAATGTATAGTGAAGATAAAAAGAAAGTTCGTTTTAAGGATGTAGCAGGAGCTGATGAAGAGAAACAGGAACTTGTAGAAGTTGTTGAATTTCTGAAGGATCCGCGTAAATTTGCAACTATTGGTGCGCGTATTCCAAAAGGTGTCCTGTTGGTAGGACCACCGGGAACAGGTAAAACTTTATTAGCGCGCGCTGTTGCCGGTGAAGCAGGCACACCGTTTTTCTCCATAAGTGGATCAGATTTTGTGGAGATGTTTGTCGGTGTCGGTGCATCACGAGTACGCGACTTATTTGAAAATGCGAAGAAGAATTCGCCATGTATTATATTCATCGATGAGATTGATGCTGTTGGTCGTCAACGTGGAGCCGGACTTGGCGGTGGCCATGATGAACGGGAACAAACCTTAAACCAATTGCTTGTTGAAATGGATGGGTTTGGAGCAAATGAAGGAATCATTATTATCGCTGCAACCAACCGTCCGGATATCCTTGACCCGGCATTGCTTCGTCCGGGCCGATTTGACCGTCAAATTCCGGTAGGCCGGCCAGATGTAAAAGGTCGTCAGGAAGTATTAAAAGTACATGCTAAAAACAAACCGCTTGATGAATCAGTCGATCTGAAGGTTATCGCAATGCGGACCCCTGGTTTCTCGGGGGCTGATTTGGAAAACCTGCTAAACGAAGCTGCATTGGTCGCTGCACGTCGGGATAAGAATAAAATCGACATGTTTGACATTGATGAAGCGACCGATCGTGTAATTGCCGGTCCTGCTAAGAAAAGCCGGGTGATCTCTGAAAAAGAACGAAAAATCGTGGCATATCATGAAAGTGGGCATACGATTATCGGTATGGTCCTTGATGATGCCGATATGGTTCATAAAGTCACCATTGTCCCCCGCGGGCAAGCTGGGGGTTATGCTGTCATGCTTCCAAGAGAAGATCGTTACTTTATGACCAAACCGGAGCTATTTGATAAAATTACAGGTCTGTTGGGTGGCCGGGTATCAGAGGAAATTAATTTTGGTGAAGTAAGCACAGGCGCATCCAATGACTTTGAACGTGCGACAAGTATTGCCCGCAAAATGATTACCGAGTACGGAATGAGTGACAAAATTGGTCCGCTGCAATTCAGCAGTGGCGGCGGTGGAAATGTCTTCCTCGGCCGTGATATTCAAAACGAGCAGAATTACAGTGATACCATTGCTTATGAGATTGATAAGGAAATGCAAAGCTTTATCAATTACTGTTATGACCGTGCGAAGAAAATTCTTACCGAGCATAAAGATAAGCTGGAACTTATGGCCCAAACATTGCTTGAAGTGGAAACATTAGATGCCAAGCAAATAAAAGGTCTGTTTGAAGATGGCGTCCTTCCTGAACCGGCAGAACCGGAAGAGGCAATGCGGAAACCATCTGATTCGGATGATCTGCGTGTAAACATTCAATATAAAGATGACGAAGAAAGTCCGGAAAGCTATGATGAGGCAAAACAAAAAGCAGAAGAAAAGCTGAACCGCGATCAGGATGAGCAAAACCCGGATAAAAATGACTCATCCGATGACAAAAAAGAATAG
- a CDS encoding type III pantothenate kinase: protein MLFVLDVGNTNTVLGVFDNDKLKHEWRIKTDKHKTEDEFGVLIKSLFDHKGVAFSDIHGVIISSVVPPMMRALERMCAIYFNIQPLIIGRDTVHSYLKMGYPNPKEIGADRIVNAVGAIAEYGSPLIIIDFGTATTYCYVDEEEKYQGGLIAPGIQISMEALYTRASKLPKIEIEAPEHVIGNSTVEAMQSGMFYGYVGQVDGIVARMKHQTKMDPKVIATGGLAPLISDASPAIDIVDQHLTLKGLHIINQKNR, encoded by the coding sequence ATGCTTTTTGTACTTGATGTAGGGAATACGAATACGGTTCTTGGTGTATTCGACAATGACAAGTTAAAACATGAATGGCGAATAAAGACGGACAAACATAAAACGGAAGATGAGTTTGGTGTATTAATCAAATCATTATTTGATCATAAGGGTGTCGCATTTTCCGATATTCATGGAGTGATTATTTCTTCTGTGGTTCCGCCGATGATGCGTGCATTGGAACGGATGTGTGCCATTTATTTTAATATACAGCCACTTATCATCGGCAGGGATACCGTTCATTCCTATTTAAAAATGGGATATCCAAATCCAAAAGAAATTGGTGCTGACCGGATTGTCAACGCGGTTGGTGCCATTGCTGAATATGGCTCACCACTAATAATTATTGATTTTGGTACGGCAACCACGTATTGTTATGTCGATGAAGAGGAAAAATATCAAGGTGGACTAATCGCCCCCGGAATTCAAATTTCCATGGAGGCGCTATACACAAGGGCATCGAAATTACCCAAGATTGAAATAGAAGCACCAGAGCATGTGATTGGCAACTCTACAGTGGAGGCCATGCAATCCGGCATGTTTTACGGATATGTTGGCCAGGTAGACGGTATTGTAGCGCGTATGAAACATCAAACGAAAATGGATCCTAAAGTAATTGCAACTGGAGGTCTTGCCCCGCTTATTTCCGATGCATCACCGGCAATTGATATTGTGGATCAGCATCTAACATTAAAGGGACTCCATATAATTAACCAAAAAAACAGATAA
- the hslO gene encoding Hsp33 family molecular chaperone HslO, translated as MNDYLVKATTFQGMVRAYAIISTNLVEEVRQRQDTWATTSAAIGRTVTITAMMGAMLKGDDSLTVKVEGNGPIGAMVADANAKGEVRGYVTNPHVDFDLNDRGKLDVARAVGTQGNLSVVKDLGLKDYFTGQVPIVSGEIGEDFTYYYANSEQIPSAVGAGVLVNPDQSILAAGGFIVQVMPGADEEVITRLEEQIQSFPAISALVREGNNPEQILQRLFPDEQVTIHEQMPVAFHCKCSRERFANAIKGLGDEEIEDMINEDHGAEAICHFCNETYHFSEAELRALQ; from the coding sequence ATGAATGATTACTTGGTAAAAGCAACAACATTCCAGGGAATGGTACGGGCATATGCAATTATCTCAACCAATTTGGTAGAAGAGGTCAGACAGCGTCAGGATACATGGGCTACAACATCCGCTGCGATCGGACGTACGGTTACGATTACCGCCATGATGGGTGCGATGCTAAAAGGTGATGACTCGTTAACGGTAAAAGTAGAGGGAAATGGTCCAATAGGTGCGATGGTTGCGGATGCCAATGCCAAAGGGGAGGTTCGCGGTTATGTAACCAATCCGCATGTCGACTTTGACCTGAATGACCGGGGGAAGCTGGATGTTGCTCGGGCAGTTGGTACCCAAGGAAATCTGAGTGTGGTGAAAGATTTAGGCTTAAAAGATTATTTCACTGGTCAGGTACCAATCGTTTCCGGGGAAATTGGTGAGGATTTCACATATTATTATGCAAACTCGGAACAAATTCCTTCTGCTGTCGGTGCAGGTGTATTGGTCAATCCGGATCAATCGATTTTGGCCGCTGGCGGGTTTATCGTTCAGGTGATGCCTGGCGCTGATGAAGAGGTAATCACCAGACTGGAGGAACAAATTCAATCATTTCCGGCAATCTCCGCATTAGTTAGGGAAGGAAATAATCCAGAGCAAATTTTACAGCGGTTGTTTCCGGATGAACAGGTAACCATTCATGAGCAAATGCCTGTTGCGTTCCATTGCAAATGTTCCCGTGAACGTTTTGCCAATGCAATTAAAGGTCTTGGGGATGAGGAAATCGAGGACATGATTAACGAAGATCATGGTGCAGAGGCAATTTGCCACTTTTGTAATGAAACTTATCATTTTTCAGAGGCTGAACTCAGGGCATTACAATAA
- the cysK gene encoding cysteine synthase A, translated as MRVANNIAGLVGKTPIVKLNRAAEKDGADIYLKLEFMNPASSVKDRIAVAMIEAAEKAGVLKEDDTIIEPTSGNTGIGLAMVGAAKGYKTVIVMPDTMSKERRNLLRAYGAKLVLTPGADGMKGAIQKAEELKEENGYFMPQQFSNQANPEVHARTTGEEIVEQMKDGVDAFVSGIGTGGTITGAGKVLKNHFDNVKIYAVEPEDSAVLSGGNPGPHKIQGLGAGFVPEVLDTDVYEDVIRISTDEAFQAAREAARLDGILGGISSGAAIAAAKKVAKKLGEGKKVLAVLPDNGERYLSTPLYQFDEE; from the coding sequence ATGAGAGTTGCTAATAACATTGCTGGGCTAGTTGGTAAAACACCAATAGTGAAATTGAATCGTGCAGCCGAAAAAGATGGTGCAGACATTTATTTAAAATTGGAATTTATGAATCCGGCAAGCTCCGTTAAAGATCGGATAGCGGTTGCCATGATTGAGGCTGCAGAGAAAGCAGGAGTATTAAAAGAAGACGATACAATTATTGAACCTACCAGCGGGAACACAGGAATTGGTTTAGCTATGGTCGGTGCCGCAAAGGGATATAAAACAGTGATTGTTATGCCGGATACGATGAGTAAGGAGCGTCGGAATTTATTACGTGCGTATGGAGCAAAATTGGTATTAACCCCTGGAGCCGATGGCATGAAGGGGGCCATTCAGAAAGCGGAAGAACTGAAAGAAGAAAATGGCTATTTTATGCCGCAGCAATTTAGTAATCAGGCGAACCCGGAGGTACATGCACGTACAACCGGTGAAGAAATTGTTGAACAAATGAAAGATGGTGTAGACGCATTTGTATCTGGAATCGGAACAGGCGGTACGATCACAGGTGCAGGGAAAGTATTGAAAAATCACTTTGACAACGTAAAAATTTATGCAGTTGAACCGGAGGACTCAGCCGTATTATCGGGTGGAAATCCCGGACCGCATAAAATTCAGGGACTGGGTGCCGGTTTTGTCCCTGAGGTTCTTGATACAGATGTTTACGAGGATGTCATTCGCATTTCCACTGATGAAGCATTTCAAGCAGCTCGCGAGGCAGCAAGATTGGATGGAATTCTGGGGGGCATATCTTCCGGTGCTGCTATTGCTGCTGCAAAAAAGGTTGCCAAAAAGTTAGGTGAAGGAAAAAAAGTGCTGGCGGTCCTTCCAGATAATGGGGAGCGTTATTTATCAACACCGCTTTATCAATTTGATGAAGAATAA
- the folP gene encoding dihydropteroate synthase has product MMLKTSTKAFDLTARTHIMGILNVTPDSFSDGGNYVSLENAVKQAILMEQQGADMIDIGGESTRPGHQQVSAKEELKRILPAITAVKQEINIPLSIDTYKAETARQAVEAGAEIINDIWGGKKDPEILNVAAIYNVPIILMHNRTDMNYTSLIDDMKRDLQESIDMAIQRGVPEKNIILDPGIGFAKTAADNLVVMNHLEEFSDLGYPILLGTSRKGFIGKILDLPAAERDNGTGATTCLGIVKGAHIVRVHHVKINVELARMMDAMLSEGVTANG; this is encoded by the coding sequence ATGATGTTAAAGACAAGTACAAAAGCATTTGATTTAACGGCACGGACTCATATCATGGGGATTTTAAATGTGACCCCAGATTCATTTTCAGACGGTGGCAACTATGTATCTCTTGAAAATGCAGTTAAACAGGCGATATTGATGGAACAACAGGGTGCGGATATGATTGATATCGGTGGTGAGTCCACAAGACCAGGTCATCAGCAAGTTTCTGCAAAAGAGGAATTAAAGCGGATTTTACCAGCCATTACGGCTGTGAAACAAGAAATTAATATCCCGCTCTCTATCGATACATATAAGGCGGAAACAGCTAGACAAGCAGTGGAAGCCGGTGCTGAAATCATTAATGATATATGGGGTGGGAAAAAGGACCCCGAAATCCTGAACGTTGCCGCCATATACAATGTTCCGATTATCCTGATGCATAACCGGACCGACATGAATTATACGTCTTTAATTGATGATATGAAGCGTGATCTACAAGAAAGCATTGATATGGCTATTCAAAGAGGAGTGCCTGAAAAGAACATTATTCTTGATCCTGGTATTGGTTTTGCTAAAACAGCCGCCGATAATTTGGTTGTCATGAATCATCTGGAGGAGTTTTCCGATTTAGGGTATCCTATTTTACTAGGGACATCAAGAAAAGGTTTTATCGGGAAAATTCTCGATCTCCCCGCGGCTGAACGGGATAATGGTACAGGTGCAACAACATGTCTTGGTATTGTAAAAGGGGCACACATCGTCAGAGTTCATCATGTAAAAATAAATGTGGAGCTGGCCAGGATGATGGATGCCATGTTAAGTGAAGGAGTGACAGCAAATGGATAA
- the folB gene encoding dihydroneopterin aldolase, whose product MDKIIIKQMEFYGYHGLFPEETKLGQRFLVDVELFLDLKKPGTSDQMEDSIDYGHVYGIIKDILEGEPKNLVEAVAEQVANELLQSLELLNACTVKVIKPDPPIPGHYQSVAVEIHREKTK is encoded by the coding sequence ATGGATAAAATTATTATCAAGCAAATGGAATTTTACGGCTACCATGGTTTATTCCCGGAAGAGACGAAACTGGGTCAACGATTCCTGGTGGATGTCGAGTTATTTCTCGATTTAAAGAAACCGGGGACGAGTGACCAGATGGAAGATTCAATTGATTATGGACATGTATATGGTATCATTAAAGATATTTTGGAAGGCGAACCTAAGAATCTAGTTGAGGCCGTTGCTGAGCAAGTAGCCAATGAGTTATTACAATCCCTGGAGTTATTAAACGCTTGTACAGTGAAAGTAATCAAACCGGATCCGCCAATACCTGGTCATTACCAATCCGTAGCCGTGGAAATTCACCGGGAGAAAACAAAATGA
- the folK gene encoding 2-amino-4-hydroxy-6-hydroxymethyldihydropteridine diphosphokinase, producing MTRVYIALGSNIEPRYNYLMDAILLLGEQETITLNKQSSVYETKPVGYTEQADFLNMVIEIDTSLSASQLLVACQAIEQQLGRKREIRFGPRTVDLDILLYRQKQMETKRLTIPHPRMHERAFVLVPLAEIAPDLKITGFNRTVSEMVKDLPAADRQGVVKWAPTDISD from the coding sequence ATGACACGCGTATATATTGCATTAGGGTCAAATATTGAACCACGATATAACTATTTGATGGATGCCATTTTATTACTGGGGGAACAGGAAACAATCACTCTTAACAAGCAATCATCTGTTTATGAGACAAAGCCTGTTGGATATACAGAGCAAGCGGATTTTTTAAATATGGTTATTGAGATAGATACATCCCTTTCCGCTTCCCAATTACTTGTTGCTTGCCAAGCAATTGAGCAGCAACTGGGAAGGAAAAGGGAAATACGATTCGGACCACGCACAGTGGATCTGGATATTTTGCTTTATCGTCAGAAACAAATGGAAACGAAACGACTGACGATACCCCATCCAAGAATGCATGAACGGGCCTTTGTGCTGGTTCCATTAGCGGAAATAGCTCCCGATTTAAAAATAACGGGTTTTAATCGCACTGTCTCTGAAATGGTCAAAGACTTACCGGCAGCGGACAGGCAAGGTGTTGTAAAGTGGGCCCCAACAGATATTTCGGATTGA
- the lysS gene encoding lysine--tRNA ligase, whose translation MVSEEANMHMQVRKEKLDTYREHGLDPFGNKYNRTDMAQDLFDKYEQFTKEELEEKPDKVTIAGRIMTKRGKGKAGFAHLQDLSGQIQIYVRKDAIGEDAYEIFQSIDLGDIVGVTGVMFRTKVGELSVKATEFVLLTKSLRALPEKYHGLKDVEQRYRQRYLDLITNPESKETFILRSKIIRSMRRYLDEQGFLEVETPMMHAIPGGAAARPFKTHHNALDIPLYMRIAIELHLKRLIVGGMEKVYEIGRVFRNEGVSTRHNPEFTMMELYEAYADFHDVMTLTENLIAHIADEVLGSTTITYGEHEVSLKPEWTRSHMADAVKEYTGVDFWDHMSDEQARALAHEHGVEIKETMTFGHVVNEFFEQKVEEKLIQPTFIYGHPVEISPLAKKNKEDSRFTDRFELFIVGREHANAFSELNDPIDQRERFEAQLKEREQGNDEAHLMDEDFLEALEYGMPPTGGLGIGVDRLIMLLTNSPSIRDVLLFPQMRNK comes from the coding sequence ATGGTGTCAGAAGAAGCAAACATGCATATGCAGGTAAGGAAGGAAAAGTTGGATACGTACCGCGAACATGGACTTGACCCGTTTGGAAATAAATATAATCGAACAGATATGGCACAAGATTTGTTCGATAAATATGAGCAATTTACCAAAGAAGAATTGGAAGAAAAACCGGACAAGGTTACCATTGCAGGCCGGATTATGACCAAACGTGGCAAAGGAAAAGCGGGATTTGCCCACTTGCAGGATTTATCTGGACAGATTCAGATTTATGTTCGTAAAGATGCAATTGGTGAGGATGCCTATGAAATTTTTCAATCCATCGATTTGGGGGATATTGTCGGTGTAACAGGTGTCATGTTCCGAACCAAAGTCGGTGAGCTATCTGTCAAAGCAACCGAATTTGTTTTATTGACGAAATCACTGCGTGCCTTGCCGGAAAAATATCATGGATTAAAAGATGTAGAACAACGGTATCGTCAACGTTATCTCGATTTAATTACAAATCCTGAAAGCAAGGAGACGTTCATCCTCAGAAGTAAAATAATAAGATCAATGCGGCGTTATTTGGATGAACAGGGCTTTTTAGAAGTAGAGACACCAATGATGCATGCTATTCCCGGAGGAGCCGCTGCACGCCCATTTAAAACACACCACAATGCCTTGGATATCCCCTTGTATATGCGCATAGCCATTGAATTACACTTAAAACGTCTAATTGTCGGCGGCATGGAGAAAGTCTATGAAATTGGGCGTGTATTCCGTAATGAAGGTGTATCCACACGGCATAATCCCGAATTTACCATGATGGAATTGTATGAAGCATATGCTGATTTTCACGATGTTATGACGCTAACCGAGAATTTAATTGCGCATATTGCAGATGAAGTATTGGGCAGCACAACAATTACGTATGGTGAGCATGAGGTATCTCTTAAGCCGGAATGGACAAGGTCGCATATGGCTGATGCGGTAAAAGAATATACTGGAGTAGACTTTTGGGATCATATGAGTGATGAGCAGGCAAGGGCACTGGCGCACGAACATGGCGTTGAAATAAAAGAAACAATGACATTTGGCCATGTTGTAAACGAATTTTTTGAACAAAAAGTGGAAGAAAAGCTGATTCAGCCTACGTTTATCTATGGGCATCCAGTGGAAATCTCCCCACTTGCGAAAAAGAATAAAGAGGATAGTCGTTTTACCGATCGATTCGAACTATTCATTGTCGGTCGTGAACACGCAAACGCATTTAGTGAGTTGAATGATCCGATTGATCAGCGTGAACGTTTTGAAGCACAACTAAAGGAACGGGAACAGGGAAATGATGAAGCACATCTAATGGACGAGGACTTTCTCGAGGCATTAGAGTACGGGATGCCGCCGACTGGAGGATTAGGTATAGGTGTTGATAGACTCATCATGCTGTTAACCAATTCGCCATCAATACGGGATGTTTTATTGTTCCCGCAGATGCGGAATAAATAA
- a CDS encoding CtsR family transcriptional regulator — MSNISDVIEQYLKKILEQAAQDAIEIKRSEIADQFQCVPSQINYVINTRFTIEKGYIVESKRGGGGYIRIIRVKHQEKSELIDEIIEMINPTVTQQAAVDVLERLLEEKLITAREAKIMLSAIGRNTLAFQLPLRDEVRARVLTAMLTTLKYLNK, encoded by the coding sequence ATGAGTAACATCTCTGACGTCATCGAGCAGTACTTGAAAAAAATTCTCGAGCAGGCAGCACAAGATGCGATTGAAATTAAGCGTAGTGAGATTGCTGATCAATTTCAATGTGTTCCGTCCCAGATAAATTACGTTATCAATACAAGATTTACAATAGAGAAAGGATATATTGTCGAGAGCAAGCGTGGTGGCGGTGGGTATATTCGAATTATCCGGGTTAAGCATCAGGAGAAGTCCGAGTTAATTGATGAAATCATTGAAATGATTAATCCAACGGTGACCCAACAGGCTGCTGTTGATGTTTTGGAGCGGTTGTTGGAGGAAAAATTAATTACAGCGCGTGAGGCAAAAATTATGTTAAGTGCGATTGGCAGAAATACGCTGGCATTTCAACTGCCGCTTCGTGATGAAGTTCGCGCACGTGTGCTAACAGCCATGCTGACAACTTTAAAATATTTAAATAAATAG
- a CDS encoding UvrB/UvrC motif-containing protein: MECQECHKRPATLHFTQVVNGKKMEVHVCEVCAKEKGYMTYPEDSFSFQNLLTSLFNVESSPLGNNGNSNSVFTPAEDIQCEQCGMTFSEFKRIGKFGCASCYHTFSDRLDPIFRRVHSGNTKHHGKIPKRQGGDLHAKRQLEEYKLKLKELIDQEAFEEAANVRDQIKALETKMRGDDK, encoded by the coding sequence ATGGAGTGCCAGGAATGCCATAAACGACCTGCAACATTACATTTTACCCAGGTTGTTAACGGGAAAAAAATGGAAGTTCATGTCTGTGAAGTGTGTGCGAAGGAAAAGGGATATATGACGTATCCAGAAGACAGTTTTTCCTTTCAAAATTTGTTGACGAGTTTATTTAATGTTGAATCGTCGCCATTGGGGAATAACGGTAATTCTAATTCTGTATTTACACCAGCTGAAGACATCCAATGCGAACAATGCGGGATGACCTTTTCTGAGTTTAAACGGATTGGTAAATTTGGCTGTGCGTCTTGTTATCATACATTTTCGGACCGCCTGGATCCCATTTTTCGCCGGGTTCATAGCGGAAATACCAAACACCATGGAAAAATCCCGAAGCGGCAAGGTGGCGATTTACATGCCAAGCGACAATTGGAAGAGTATAAATTAAAGTTAAAAGAATTGATTGATCAGGAGGCATTTGAAGAGGCTGCCAATGTTCGTGATCAAATTAAAGCACTGGAAACAAAAATGCGGGGTGATGATAAATGA
- a CDS encoding protein arginine kinase — MTLQHFVDEATSPWMRDEGPDNDIVLSCRIRLARNFANVSFPLAAEEDELEKIMQFFQQEYTHQSFQDFQDLEFVPIEELTPTEKRVLVEKHLISPHLAKYTKAAAAVISKNEQVSVMINEEDHIRIQLYFPGLQLDKALNKAFEFDDWLEEKVNYAFDESRGYLTSCPTNVGTGMRASVMMHLPSLVLTRQINRMIPAINQLGLVVRGIYGEGSEAIGNIFQISNQITLGKSEEDIVEDLQSVVKQLIEQERKARTRLMEQSGMRLEDRVYRSYGVLKYSRIIESKEAANCLSNVRLGIDLGMIEHVPRSILNELIILTQPGFLQQYAKKNLTANERDVLRASLIRERLKLENE, encoded by the coding sequence ATGACCTTACAACATTTCGTTGACGAGGCAACAAGCCCTTGGATGCGTGACGAAGGGCCTGACAATGATATTGTTTTAAGTTGTCGGATACGATTAGCACGTAACTTTGCCAATGTGTCTTTTCCGCTTGCCGCCGAAGAAGATGAGCTGGAAAAGATTATGCAGTTTTTTCAGCAAGAATATACGCATCAGTCATTTCAGGATTTTCAAGATTTGGAGTTTGTTCCAATCGAGGAGCTTACACCGACAGAAAAGCGTGTATTGGTTGAAAAACATTTGATCAGTCCTCATTTGGCAAAATATACGAAGGCTGCTGCCGCTGTTATCTCGAAAAATGAGCAAGTTTCTGTCATGATTAACGAAGAAGACCATATCCGTATTCAACTATATTTCCCTGGTTTGCAATTGGATAAAGCGTTAAATAAAGCATTTGAATTTGACGATTGGCTGGAAGAGAAAGTTAATTATGCATTTGATGAATCCCGTGGCTATTTAACCAGCTGTCCAACGAATGTGGGTACGGGAATGCGGGCTTCTGTTATGATGCATTTACCATCATTAGTATTAACCAGACAAATAAACCGAATGATTCCGGCAATTAATCAGCTTGGTTTAGTCGTTCGTGGGATTTATGGGGAAGGAAGCGAAGCAATCGGCAACATCTTCCAAATATCCAACCAGATTACATTGGGTAAATCCGAAGAAGATATTGTAGAAGATTTACAAAGTGTTGTAAAACAGTTGATTGAACAAGAGCGCAAAGCACGAACCCGATTAATGGAACAGTCAGGTATGCGTCTTGAGGATCGGGTTTATCGTTCATACGGAGTGTTAAAATACAGCCGGATCATTGAATCAAAAGAAGCTGCCAACTGTTTGTCAAATGTGCGATTAGGGATTGATTTGGGAATGATTGAACATGTTCCAAGAAGCATTTTAAATGAACTAATAATACTGACCCAACCAGGCTTTTTACAGCAATACGCAAAGAAAAACTTAACCGCCAATGAACGGGATGTATTAAGGGCATCACTTATTCGGGAACGGTTAAAATTAGAAAACGAGTAG